In one window of Erythrolamprus reginae isolate rEryReg1 chromosome 1, rEryReg1.hap1, whole genome shotgun sequence DNA:
- the CLDN20 gene encoding claudin-20 — protein sequence MASSALQFFAFVLALFGAFGAIAATLLPNWKVNADTGSNIITAITQMQGLWMDCTWYSTGMFSCTLKYSILSLPVYIQAARTTMILSCILSIFGICIATVGMKCTLLGGDRETKNHTSIAGGVFFVLAGISGLIPTAWYTKEIISKFLDPTIPESNKQEPGGAVYVGFISAGLLLAAGAIFGTSCFKKQQRAGIYPNKEQNLHLAARQMDTGYSLKDYV from the coding sequence ATGGCATCGTCCGCTCTCCAGTTTTTTGCTTTCGTCCTAGCCTTGTTTGGTGCTTTTGGCGCGATCGCAGCCACCCTGTTGCCCAACTGGAAGGTGAATGCAGACACGGGCTCAAATATAATCACGGCCATCACTCAGATGCAAGGGCTCTGGATGGACTGCACATGGTACAGCACCGGGATGTTCAGCTGCACGCTGAAATATTCAATCCTGTCTCTCCCTGTTTACATCCAGGCAGCAAGGACCACCATGATTCTGTCCTGCATCCTCTCCATTTTTGGGATCTGCATCGCCACAGTGGGGATGAAGTGCACCCTCCTGGGAGGGGACAGAGAGACCAAAAACCACACGTCAATTGCCGGAGGAGTATTCTTCGTTTTGGCAGGAATATCTGGCTTGATACCAACAGCCTGGTACACGAAAGAGATTATTTCAAAATTTCTGGACCCAACTATTCCAGAAAGCAATAAGCAAGAACCAGGAGGAGCAGTTTACGTTGGATTTATTTCGGCTGGACTTCTGCTTGCAGCAGGTGCCATCTTTGGCACTTCCTGTTTTAAGAAACAGCAGAGAGCAGGGATTTATCCTAACAAGGAGCAGAACCTGCACCTGGCGGCCCGGCAAATGGACACAGGCTACAGCCTAAAGGACTATGTGTAA